Proteins co-encoded in one Trueperella abortisuis genomic window:
- a CDS encoding glycoside hydrolase family 2 TIM barrel-domain containing protein — translation MQMLTHHDNLAVLHEETLPPRAYYIPCSPEFYAREPDLAGRINIERTRSDRFRLLNGEWEFTYYPSVQDLDRDVFAIPELATTIPVPGTWQYNGFDQHQYTNIRYPIPLDPPHVPKRNPAGHYRTKFTYAPTHAATSSADQTERRSIKQGAAPRTHLMFEGVDSAFYLWINGTYVGYSQVTHAQSEFDITDALIEGTNTLDVLVLKWCDGTYLEDQDKFRTTGIIRDVYLLSRAAAGVEDYLVTTSFTENGARVTVDARFYGDPGSVDVTLIDPKGAPVAHGRFTPGSSGSAARAHSLDHTWHTDLTQPYEWTPETPSLYTLIMHTANEVITDRVGIREVVIADAVLKVNGDPIKIKGVNRHDSDPRTGPVVDLDHIRRDLKLMREHNINAIRSSHYPNCPQFYHLCDEYGFYVMSEADNESHGTQLQLLADETEPNVFHQWNKPIADNPAWTEAVVDRIELMIHSEKNRPSIISWSAGNECAYGQTLEAGLARMKELDPTRFTHYESAYYRAPDRSYDYSNIDVYARMYPPLSDITEYLTWGDKPFLLVEYCHSMGNGPGDLEDYWQMILREERMCGGFIWEWADHAVQTDAGAYLYGGDHGEEIHDGNFCIDGLVGPDRTPHTGLLEAWNVHRPIRADYCQGVLTLTNTANHLNAADFARLRYEVICDGVVVEHGALQCPSIAPRTSARMELPLTVPEVGRCFLRVFSVLAHDAPLVSEGHCLGFDEFALPNATAHTRAALELCAPKVKSKPSAVAPETGDKQPILETRGRFCSVRAGDLHYQFDRDTGLIESIRYRDEDLCSKPMELNIWRAPTDNDMYVKSQWIRAKYHLAYSHAYSFTADRTTDGIRLTAEIAVVAPTIQPIIRGRLTWIVRPDGSLELSFVGDVSENFPDLPRFGIRMFLKQGDRVLWAGLGPQENYIDKSQAARHGVYQMSIGELHEDYIMPQENGSRSSVDYLEIQGIHEDLNLAVASNHLFSFNASHFTQEELTRCTHNTELRPAGCTVLCIDSAMAGIGSGSCGPSLAPASRVPRHLDMALVLSINTLGKVQR, via the coding sequence ATGCAGATGCTCACACACCACGACAATCTGGCGGTGCTCCACGAGGAGACCCTTCCTCCGCGCGCCTACTACATCCCATGTTCTCCCGAGTTTTACGCGCGCGAACCCGATCTTGCCGGCAGGATTAACATCGAGCGCACCCGGTCGGATAGGTTCCGGCTACTCAATGGCGAGTGGGAGTTCACCTACTACCCAAGCGTGCAAGATCTGGATAGAGACGTGTTTGCCATCCCGGAGCTTGCCACCACGATACCCGTTCCGGGAACCTGGCAATACAACGGCTTCGACCAGCACCAATACACCAACATCCGCTATCCCATTCCGCTCGATCCGCCGCACGTGCCAAAACGAAACCCCGCTGGCCACTACCGCACGAAGTTTACGTATGCGCCCACGCACGCCGCGACTTCTAGCGCAGATCAAACCGAAAGGCGCTCCATCAAACAGGGCGCAGCACCTCGCACGCATCTCATGTTTGAAGGGGTAGATAGCGCTTTCTACCTCTGGATCAATGGCACGTACGTGGGCTACTCGCAGGTAACCCACGCGCAAAGCGAATTCGATATCACCGATGCGCTGATCGAGGGCACCAACACTCTCGACGTGCTCGTGCTGAAATGGTGCGATGGCACCTACCTTGAAGATCAAGACAAGTTTCGCACCACCGGCATTATTCGCGACGTCTATCTCCTGAGCAGGGCCGCGGCCGGCGTCGAGGATTACCTCGTCACCACCTCATTCACCGAAAATGGAGCGCGAGTGACGGTGGACGCTAGGTTCTATGGCGATCCCGGAAGCGTGGACGTCACGCTGATTGATCCGAAGGGCGCGCCTGTAGCGCACGGCCGATTCACCCCGGGCTCCTCTGGATCTGCCGCTCGGGCTCACTCCCTCGATCACACGTGGCACACCGATCTCACCCAGCCCTACGAGTGGACTCCAGAAACTCCCTCCCTCTACACCCTCATTATGCACACCGCTAACGAAGTCATTACGGATCGGGTGGGCATTCGAGAAGTAGTGATTGCCGACGCTGTGTTGAAAGTCAATGGCGACCCCATCAAGATCAAGGGCGTAAATCGACACGATTCTGACCCTCGCACTGGCCCCGTGGTGGATCTCGATCATATTCGCCGAGATTTGAAACTGATGCGCGAGCACAACATCAACGCTATCCGCTCATCGCACTATCCAAACTGCCCGCAGTTCTATCACCTGTGCGACGAATACGGTTTCTACGTGATGAGCGAGGCAGATAACGAAAGCCACGGCACTCAGCTTCAACTGCTCGCCGATGAAACTGAACCCAATGTCTTCCATCAGTGGAACAAGCCCATTGCTGATAATCCCGCGTGGACCGAGGCCGTGGTGGATCGTATTGAGCTGATGATCCATTCTGAGAAGAATCGCCCGTCGATTATCTCGTGGTCTGCTGGAAACGAGTGTGCCTACGGTCAAACGCTCGAAGCTGGCCTCGCGCGGATGAAAGAGCTTGATCCTACTCGCTTTACCCACTACGAATCGGCGTATTACAGAGCGCCCGACCGCTCATACGACTACTCCAACATCGACGTATACGCCCGCATGTATCCCCCGCTTTCGGATATCACCGAGTATCTCACCTGGGGCGACAAGCCGTTCTTGCTCGTAGAATACTGCCACTCCATGGGTAACGGCCCAGGAGATCTTGAGGATTACTGGCAGATGATTCTGCGTGAAGAGCGGATGTGCGGCGGATTCATCTGGGAATGGGCGGATCACGCCGTGCAAACGGATGCCGGTGCCTATCTCTACGGCGGCGATCATGGCGAAGAGATTCACGATGGCAATTTCTGCATCGATGGCCTTGTCGGCCCCGATCGAACGCCACACACCGGGCTTCTCGAGGCCTGGAATGTGCACCGTCCGATCAGGGCAGACTATTGTCAAGGGGTACTCACGCTCACGAATACTGCTAACCACCTCAACGCGGCCGACTTCGCGAGGCTTCGCTATGAGGTCATCTGCGATGGCGTGGTGGTGGAACACGGTGCTCTTCAGTGTCCATCAATCGCCCCGCGCACCTCGGCGCGCATGGAGCTCCCTCTCACCGTGCCCGAAGTAGGCCGATGTTTCCTGCGCGTTTTCAGCGTTTTAGCTCATGATGCCCCACTGGTATCAGAAGGCCATTGCCTCGGGTTTGACGAGTTTGCCTTACCGAACGCCACTGCGCACACGCGCGCGGCTCTGGAGCTGTGTGCACCGAAGGTCAAAAGCAAGCCCTCGGCCGTTGCACCCGAAACGGGAGACAAGCAGCCGATTCTTGAAACCCGGGGACGATTCTGTTCCGTGCGCGCCGGGGATCTGCACTATCAGTTCGATCGAGATACGGGTCTGATCGAGAGTATCCGTTACCGCGATGAGGATCTTTGTTCCAAACCGATGGAGCTCAATATCTGGCGGGCTCCCACGGACAACGATATGTACGTCAAGTCGCAGTGGATACGTGCCAAATACCACCTCGCTTATTCGCACGCATATTCTTTCACGGCAGACCGCACGACGGACGGCATTCGCCTCACCGCCGAGATCGCCGTGGTCGCACCAACCATTCAGCCGATTATCCGCGGGCGACTCACGTGGATTGTCCGCCCTGATGGTTCGCTTGAGTTGAGTTTCGTTGGGGACGTTTCTGAGAACTTCCCCGATCTGCCTCGCTTTGGAATTCGCATGTTCCTTAAGCAGGGTGATCGCGTTTTGTGGGCTGGCCTTGGGCCGCAGGAAAACTACATCGATAAGAGCCAGGCAGCGCGACACGGGGTTTACCAGATGTCGATTGGGGAGCTTCACGAAGACTACATCATGCCCCAAGAAAACGGCTCGCGTTCTTCCGTGGACTACCTTGAAATTCAAGGGATCCACGAAGACCTCAACTTGGCCGTGGCCAGCAACCATCTCTTTTCTTTCAACGCCTCACACTTCACTCAAGAAGAACTCACCCGATGCACACACAACACTGAGCTTCGCCCCGCTGGATGCACAGTGCTGTGCATCGATTCCGCGATGGCTGGTATTGGCTCAGGATCGTGTGGCCCGTCTCTAGCTCCCGCCTCTCGAGTGCCCCGGCACCTCGATATGGCGCTCGTATTGAGCATCAACACCCTTGGAAAGGTTCAACGATGA
- a CDS encoding LacI family DNA-binding transcriptional regulator, producing the protein MSLRRDSAGGTLFDVARLAGVSAQTVSRVARGEANVAQHTREKVLTAMASVQYRPNRAARALRTGRFGVIGLLTQHIWRTGEAYTSDGVVDEAAKLGYSVSLVQVHNPMSADVHQAVARLSQQEIDGLVIVQAGLASSEHLALPEGLAVASADLGSNAYPLVVSDHQQGVRAAVHHLLALGHPTVHHITGASDSRSAHRRQRLWEDALREAGAPIPAPIPGDWTAHSGYEAGIRIADRREVSAVFAANDEVALGLIRAFTERGIGVPDEISVVGYDGIELAEFSAPPLTTVRQDFHRVGTAMVQLIHQQLTSELTTSQVIVPTELIVRSSTGPWRPRG; encoded by the coding sequence GTGAGTTTAAGACGCGATTCGGCAGGCGGCACGTTGTTTGATGTGGCTCGTCTCGCAGGGGTATCCGCACAGACCGTTTCGAGGGTGGCGCGCGGAGAAGCGAACGTGGCGCAGCATACGCGCGAGAAAGTGCTTACAGCGATGGCAAGCGTTCAATATCGCCCCAATCGTGCCGCTCGCGCACTACGTACGGGTAGGTTCGGGGTGATCGGCCTGCTCACCCAGCACATCTGGCGCACAGGAGAGGCCTATACCTCCGACGGCGTGGTGGATGAAGCGGCGAAACTCGGATACTCAGTTTCTCTTGTGCAGGTACACAATCCCATGTCGGCTGATGTGCACCAGGCCGTAGCGCGGCTTTCCCAGCAAGAGATTGACGGTTTAGTGATTGTGCAGGCCGGGTTGGCCAGTAGCGAGCATTTGGCTTTGCCCGAAGGCTTGGCAGTGGCCAGTGCAGATTTAGGTTCTAACGCCTACCCGCTGGTGGTATCGGATCATCAGCAGGGAGTGCGTGCCGCAGTCCATCATCTGCTGGCGTTGGGCCACCCCACTGTCCATCACATCACGGGTGCGTCCGATTCTCGCTCGGCTCATCGCCGCCAGCGTTTGTGGGAAGACGCGCTGCGAGAGGCGGGTGCGCCGATTCCGGCCCCCATCCCCGGTGATTGGACCGCACATTCGGGCTACGAGGCGGGGATTCGTATTGCTGATCGGCGTGAGGTTAGTGCAGTCTTTGCCGCCAACGACGAGGTGGCACTCGGCCTGATCCGGGCGTTCACTGAGCGAGGTATTGGGGTGCCCGACGAGATCTCGGTAGTGGGGTATGACGGCATTGAGCTTGCAGAGTTCTCGGCGCCGCCGCTTACCACGGTACGTCAAGACTTCCACCGCGTGGGCACCGCCATGGTCCAACTGATCCATCAGCAACTTACGAGTGAGCTCACTACTTCGCAAGTTATCGTTCCCACCGAGCTCATCGTGCGGTCGAGCACCGGACCGTGGCGGCCGCGCGGTTAA
- the rpsO gene encoding 30S ribosomal protein S15: MALSKERKDDIIKEYATHEGDTGSPEVQVALLSARISELTEHFRTHKHDHHSRRGLMLLIGKRKRLLSYLQNEDIERYRSLIKRLGLRR, from the coding sequence ATGGCTCTGTCCAAGGAGCGTAAGGACGACATCATTAAGGAATACGCGACTCACGAGGGCGATACCGGCTCTCCCGAAGTGCAGGTTGCCCTGCTTTCGGCTCGTATTTCCGAACTCACGGAGCACTTCCGCACCCACAAGCACGATCATCATTCGCGCCGCGGGCTGATGCTCCTCATCGGTAAGCGTAAGCGTCTTCTTTCTTACCTACAGAACGAAGACATCGAGCGTTACCGTTCGCTGATTAAGCGTCTCGGCCTGCGCCGCTAG
- a CDS encoding polyribonucleotide nucleotidyltransferase, producing the protein MEGPDVKFAEAVIDNGRFGTRTIRFETGLLARQAAGSALAYLDGETTVLSATAVSSQPKEHFDFFPLTVDVEERQYAAGRIPGSFFRREGRPSTDAILACRLIDRPLRPAFAKGLRNEVQIVATVFTIHPDDAYDVVAMNAASMSTQISGLPFSGPIGAVRLALIDGQWVAFPRYSELPDATFIMVVAGRIVGDDIAVMMVEAEAGDEALDNVAKGGTKPTETSVAEGLEAAKPFIRTLCEAQLKLAEQVEKEPLDLPRYLPYEDEEFEAVGQQINGRFEGLWGIVDKHERDDALNELTQTIVSELSDRFEDREQALALAVNQHWKEEMRHRVLTEGVRMDGRAPAQIRTITAEVEVLPRVHGSALFQRGETQILGVTTLNMLKMEQQLDNLSPMTAKRYMHHYNFPPYSTGETGRVGSPKRREIGHGMLAERALVPVLPSREEFPYAIRQVSEALGSNGSTSMGSVCASTLSLLNAGVPLKAPVAGIAMGLISGVVEGEQRYVALTDILGAEDALGDMDFKVAGTRDMVTALQLDTKLDGIPAAVLAQALTQAHEARLAILDLIEEAAPGPDEMAETAPRIISIKIPVDKIGEVIGPKGKMINQIQEDTGAEISIEDDGTVYIGASDGPSAEAARQTINAIANPQMPEIGERFVGTVVKTTTFGAFISLSPGKDGLLHISQVRRLVGGKRIDAVEDVLNVGDKVEVELAEIDPRGKLSLHAVLSEEQLAAEAAAKDNGKDEDDRPRRRGRREDGEKRSGERRRRRTRTREESDSEESADE; encoded by the coding sequence ATGGAGGGTCCAGACGTTAAGTTCGCCGAAGCCGTTATCGATAACGGTCGTTTCGGCACCCGCACCATCCGTTTCGAGACCGGCCTGCTTGCCCGCCAGGCTGCCGGTTCCGCACTTGCCTACCTCGACGGCGAGACGACCGTCCTGTCCGCCACCGCCGTGTCTTCGCAGCCGAAGGAGCACTTTGACTTCTTCCCGCTGACCGTCGACGTCGAAGAGCGCCAGTACGCCGCCGGCCGTATTCCGGGTTCGTTCTTCCGTCGAGAGGGCCGCCCGTCGACCGATGCGATCCTGGCCTGCCGTCTTATCGACCGCCCACTGCGCCCGGCATTCGCCAAGGGCCTGCGCAACGAGGTTCAAATCGTTGCCACCGTCTTCACCATCCACCCGGATGACGCCTACGACGTCGTCGCGATGAACGCCGCGTCGATGTCCACCCAGATTTCCGGCCTACCCTTCTCGGGCCCGATCGGCGCCGTGCGCCTGGCTCTTATTGACGGCCAGTGGGTTGCCTTCCCGCGCTACTCGGAGCTGCCGGATGCCACCTTCATCATGGTGGTGGCGGGCCGCATCGTCGGCGATGACATCGCCGTCATGATGGTCGAGGCCGAGGCTGGCGACGAGGCGCTCGATAACGTGGCCAAGGGCGGCACGAAGCCGACCGAGACCTCGGTTGCCGAGGGACTTGAGGCCGCTAAGCCCTTCATCCGCACCCTGTGCGAGGCACAGCTTAAGCTTGCCGAGCAGGTGGAGAAGGAGCCGCTGGATCTTCCGCGCTACCTGCCCTATGAGGACGAGGAGTTCGAGGCGGTTGGACAGCAGATCAACGGCCGCTTCGAGGGTCTGTGGGGCATCGTGGACAAGCACGAGCGTGACGACGCGCTCAACGAGCTGACCCAGACCATCGTCTCCGAGCTGTCGGATCGCTTCGAGGACCGGGAGCAGGCTCTCGCCCTTGCCGTGAACCAGCACTGGAAGGAAGAGATGCGTCACCGCGTGCTCACCGAGGGTGTGCGCATGGATGGGCGCGCTCCGGCGCAGATCCGTACAATCACGGCCGAGGTGGAGGTTCTCCCGCGCGTTCATGGCTCGGCGCTCTTCCAGCGTGGCGAGACTCAGATCCTGGGCGTGACCACGCTCAACATGCTCAAGATGGAGCAGCAGCTGGACAACCTCTCGCCGATGACGGCCAAGCGCTACATGCATCACTACAACTTCCCGCCCTACTCGACGGGTGAGACGGGTCGCGTGGGCTCGCCCAAGCGTCGCGAGATTGGCCACGGAATGCTCGCCGAACGTGCTCTGGTCCCGGTTCTGCCCTCGCGTGAGGAGTTCCCTTACGCTATCCGCCAGGTTTCCGAGGCCCTCGGTTCCAATGGCTCGACGTCGATGGGGTCGGTTTGTGCCTCCACCCTCTCGCTTCTTAACGCTGGTGTGCCGCTCAAGGCGCCGGTCGCCGGCATCGCGATGGGCCTTATTTCCGGCGTCGTCGAGGGCGAGCAGCGCTACGTGGCTCTGACCGACATCCTCGGCGCAGAGGATGCCCTCGGTGATATGGACTTCAAGGTCGCCGGTACCCGCGACATGGTGACGGCACTTCAGCTCGACACCAAGCTCGACGGTATCCCGGCCGCAGTCCTCGCTCAGGCTCTGACTCAGGCGCACGAGGCCCGCCTCGCCATCCTCGACCTGATCGAGGAAGCGGCCCCGGGTCCGGACGAGATGGCAGAGACAGCCCCGCGCATCATCTCCATTAAGATCCCGGTGGACAAGATCGGTGAGGTCATCGGCCCGAAGGGCAAGATGATTAACCAGATCCAGGAAGATACTGGCGCTGAGATCTCGATTGAGGACGACGGCACTGTCTACATCGGCGCCAGCGATGGCCCGTCGGCCGAGGCCGCCCGCCAGACGATCAACGCGATCGCTAACCCGCAGATGCCGGAGATCGGTGAGCGTTTCGTCGGCACGGTCGTCAAGACGACGACGTTCGGCGCGTTCATCTCGCTCTCCCCGGGCAAGGACGGCCTCCTGCATATTTCGCAGGTCCGCCGACTCGTGGGTGGTAAGCGTATCGACGCTGTCGAGGACGTGCTCAACGTCGGTGACAAGGTTGAGGTCGAGCTCGCGGAGATCGATCCGCGTGGCAAGCTCTCGCTCCACGCCGTTCTGAGCGAAGAGCAGCTCGCCGCTGAGGCGGCGGCCAAGGACAACGGTAAGGATGAGGACGATCGTCCGCGCCGTCGTGGTCGCCGTGAGGATGGTGAGAAGCGCAGTGGCGAACGTCGTCGCCGTCGCACTCGCACCCGCGAAGAAAGTGACTCGGAGGAGTCCGCTGACGAGTAG
- a CDS encoding M16 family metallopeptidase has translation MALQLPLDFPGTLEFDDDGIPTKRTLLPSGIRVLTQHVPGQRSVALGFLVGVGSRDEAQGAEGSTHFLEHLLFKGTHTRTAAEISALGDALGGTMNAATARLYTCYYGHVFAGDLPELVSLLVDMFCNSRLDRGDMELERGVILEELAAADDDVSEVASDAILKLVMGSHPLARPIGGTFETVAALDHDHLLKHYQSNYHAGELVVTAAGEVDHDSLIDLLVKELAGVGWDLADRAPGPRRRGQDVAYTAGGEGFAERPGRQASVVVGYPGLALLDEREETLTALETILGGGQSSRLFQEVRERRGLAYSTYAWQAGYLEGGLVAMEALCSPAHTRAVAEIMTDCLHDIAENGVSEREVDIAFRQRRARLVFSSESNPFRRSRLGASELVGRLRSLEEVFAAARAVTGEQIQELAGEIARSPRSLMIVGAAS, from the coding sequence ATGGCACTACAACTACCACTAGATTTTCCGGGCACTCTCGAGTTCGACGACGACGGGATCCCCACCAAGCGAACACTCCTGCCCAGCGGGATTCGCGTGCTCACCCAGCACGTGCCCGGCCAGCGTTCGGTGGCGCTGGGATTCTTGGTCGGGGTGGGCTCGCGCGACGAGGCGCAGGGAGCGGAAGGCTCGACACACTTCCTCGAGCACCTGCTCTTCAAGGGCACCCACACCCGCACGGCGGCCGAGATCTCGGCGCTCGGAGATGCACTCGGCGGCACGATGAACGCCGCCACTGCGCGCCTGTACACCTGTTATTACGGCCACGTCTTCGCCGGCGACCTGCCTGAGCTTGTGTCGCTGCTCGTGGACATGTTCTGCAACTCTCGGCTCGACCGGGGCGACATGGAGCTCGAGCGTGGGGTTATCCTCGAGGAGCTCGCCGCCGCCGACGACGACGTGTCGGAGGTCGCCTCCGACGCGATCCTCAAGCTCGTGATGGGCTCCCATCCGTTGGCGCGACCAATCGGCGGCACGTTCGAGACGGTGGCGGCGCTCGACCACGATCACTTACTCAAGCACTACCAGTCGAACTATCACGCGGGTGAGCTCGTCGTGACGGCGGCGGGGGAGGTTGACCATGACTCCCTCATCGACCTCCTCGTCAAGGAGCTGGCGGGCGTCGGGTGGGACCTGGCCGACCGGGCACCGGGGCCGAGGCGACGCGGGCAGGACGTGGCCTATACCGCCGGAGGCGAGGGATTCGCGGAGCGCCCCGGGCGGCAGGCCTCCGTCGTGGTCGGATATCCCGGGCTTGCGCTCCTGGACGAGCGGGAGGAGACCCTCACCGCGCTCGAGACCATCCTGGGCGGGGGACAATCCTCGCGACTCTTCCAGGAGGTGCGCGAGCGGCGCGGCCTGGCCTACTCCACCTATGCCTGGCAGGCTGGCTACCTCGAGGGTGGCCTTGTGGCGATGGAAGCCCTGTGCTCGCCCGCCCACACCCGGGCGGTGGCGGAGATTATGACCGACTGCCTACATGACATCGCGGAGAACGGGGTAAGCGAGCGAGAGGTCGACATCGCCTTCCGTCAGCGTCGGGCAAGGCTTGTTTTCTCTTCTGAAAGCAACCCGTTTAGGCGCTCGCGGCTGGGCGCATCCGAGCTGGTCGGGCGCCTGCGCTCACTTGAGGAGGTGTTCGCGGCTGCGCGGGCAGTGACGGGGGAGCAGATCCAGGAACTTGCCGGCGAGATTGCCCGCTCGCCGAGATCGCTCATGATTGTCGGAGCGGCGTCTTAG
- the dapB gene encoding 4-hydroxy-tetrahydrodipicolinate reductase: MGGKMKVAVVGAAGRMGSSVCEAVLGADLELVARLDAGDPITAESLAGADVVVEFTVPSATDANVHAILDAGSHVVIGTTGWTPERLEAVREHALRVGKNAIIAPNYALSAVLAMSFAEKAAAMFESVEVIELHHPDKVDAPSGTATTSAQRIGAARRAAGLVSPDATQSDPLGTRGGQIDGVHVHAVRLRGLYAHEEILLGNPGEQLTIRQDSFGRESFMPGVLLAVREVGKRPGLTYGLEPLLDL; this comes from the coding sequence ATGGGAGGAAAGATGAAGGTTGCAGTAGTCGGCGCCGCAGGGCGCATGGGAAGTTCAGTGTGTGAGGCGGTTCTGGGAGCCGACCTCGAACTCGTGGCGCGACTGGACGCGGGCGATCCGATCACGGCGGAGTCGCTGGCGGGTGCGGACGTCGTCGTCGAGTTCACGGTGCCGAGTGCGACGGACGCGAACGTGCACGCCATCCTCGACGCGGGCTCACACGTCGTCATCGGCACCACGGGGTGGACGCCGGAGCGGCTGGAGGCGGTGCGCGAACACGCCCTGCGCGTGGGCAAGAATGCGATCATCGCTCCGAACTACGCGCTGTCGGCGGTTTTAGCTATGTCATTTGCGGAGAAGGCGGCGGCGATGTTCGAGTCGGTGGAGGTCATCGAGCTCCACCACCCGGACAAGGTCGATGCGCCCTCTGGCACGGCCACCACGAGCGCGCAGCGTATCGGGGCGGCGCGCAGGGCAGCGGGGCTGGTGAGCCCGGATGCCACGCAATCCGATCCGCTTGGCACGCGCGGTGGTCAGATCGATGGGGTTCATGTTCACGCCGTCCGCCTGCGCGGCCTGTACGCGCACGAGGAAATCCTGCTGGGCAACCCGGGCGAACAGCTGACGATCCGCCAGGATTCATTCGGGCGGGAGTCCTTCATGCCGGGCGTGCTACTTGCCGTGCGGGAGGTGGGCAAGCGCCCGGGGCTCACCTATGGACTTGAACCACTTCTGGATCTATGA